A single genomic interval of Schistocerca americana isolate TAMUIC-IGC-003095 chromosome 2, iqSchAmer2.1, whole genome shotgun sequence harbors:
- the LOC124595982 gene encoding lethal(2)neighbour of tid protein encodes MPSKGMGQSQKHRNQAIKLFHAVKNKYCTKDFVLSLLFDPKRLPVVGLLLIVAEIFVNIVVIHTVRYTEIDWVAYMQEVEGVANGTLDYTYLKGDTGPLVYPAGFVYIFMLLYYITEHGQNIRLAQYIFALFYIILLCLVFRIYYKSQKVPPYVLILVCCTSYRIHSIFVLRLFNDPVAMILLYGSLNYFLDNRWTVGSIFYSLAVSVKMNILLFAPALLVGYLTSLGVRGTIVQLFICASVQIILGLPFILTNPFAYIKGAFNLGRVFLFEWTVNWRFLPENIFISPYFHISLLMLHIAILAYFYDISLVYLRSYASLKALENDIQPQLKKHKEKIDMKTVSQLFLLPMFTSNFIGVMCSRSLHYQFYVWYFHSLPYLLWSTPFSDVWRLCILGVIELCWNTFPSTAVSSVLLHLCHICILYGLQRNKVLRNQATAKTK; translated from the coding sequence ATGCCAAGCAAAGGGATGGGACAAAGTCAGAAGCATCGTAACCAAGCCATCAAATTATTTCACGCTGTTAAAAATAAATACTGCACCAAAGATTTTGTGTTGTCTCTACTATTTGATCCGAAGAGATTGCCGGTTGTGGGTTTATTGCTAATTGTCgctgaaatttttgtgaatattGTGGTTATACACACAGTTAGATATACAGAAATAGATTGGGTAGCGTACATGCAGGAAGTTGAGGGAGTCGCAAATGGTACACTGGATTATACGTACCTGAAGGGAGATACAGGACCTCTTGTTTACCCAGCTGGATTTGTCTACATATTTATGTTACTCTATTATATTACAGAGCACGGTCAAAACATTAGGCTAGCTCAGTATATATTCGCGTTATTCTACATTATACTGTTGTGTTTAGTGTTTAGAATTTATTACAAGAGTCAAAAAGTGCCACCATATGTGCTAATTTTAGTATGCTGTACATCTTACAGAATCCACTCAATTTTTGTCCTTCGTTTATTTAATGACCCAGTTGCTATGATATTATTGTATGGTTCGCTGAACTACTTCTTGGACAACAGATGGACTGTAGGTAGTATTTTTTATAGCCTGGCAGTGTCTGTCAAGATGAATATTCTACTCTTTGCACCAGCATTACTTGTAGGATATTTGACATCTCTTGGTGTCCGAGGCACAATAGTTCAGCTTTTTATATGTGCTTCTGTACAAAtaattcttggtcttccatttatATTGACTAATCCATTTGCTTACATAAAGGGTGCTTTCAATCTTGGCCGTGTATTTCTTTTTGAGTGGACAGTTAACTGGAGATTTTTGCcagaaaatattttcattagtCCATACTTTCATATATCACTCTTGATGTTGCATATTGCAATTCTAGCATATTTTTATGATATATCACTAGTGTACCTTCGTAGCTATGCTAGCCTGAAAGCACTTGAAAATGACATCCAACCACAGctgaagaaacataaagaaaagatAGATATGAAGACTGTTTCTCAGTtgtttctgcttccaatgttcacTTCAAATTTTATTGGTGTAATGTGTAGTCGTTCATTGCACTATCAGTTTTATGTGTGGTATTTCCACTCATTGCCTTACCTGTTGTGGTCTACACCTTTTTCTGATGTTTGGAGATTATGCATTTTAGGTGTTATTGAATTATGTTGGAACACTTTCCCATCAACAGCTGTAAGTAGTGTGCTGCTGCATTTGTGTCATATATGCATTTTATATGGACTTCaaagaaacaaagtgctgaggaaccAGGCAACAGCAAAAACAAAATAA
- the LOC124595983 gene encoding lipid droplet-associated hydrolase-like has protein sequence MQDEFVNIGATPTHIATWGIGKKEEIQNCEELVLLIPGNPGLIGYYKEFLDTVYKNLKMPLCVISHAGHELPTGSVTAVDGQQSYDLDFQTQHKIEFINKYVPSNIRLYLVGHSIGCKIILNMLKNEDIDKRVVKCYLLFPTVERMAESPNGKFLTKFVLPIVPIILFLSWIFTLFPSKIQYCLLYLYFLIRGSGSDASDVTRQLINPQILRNVFSLADDEMNTVQELDHHVVDLHKDKLFFYYGATDNWTPVSYFEQLLKLHPNVKAQLCSNNFEHAFVLSSANEVGMYVSELIKSDKLKCSGI, from the coding sequence ATGcaagatgaatttgttaacatcggtgcCACGCCAACACACATTGCTACATGGGGTATCGGAAAaaaggaagaaatacaaaattgtGAAGAACTGGTACTTCTTATTCCAGGAAACCCTGGTTTGATTGGTTATTATAAAGAATTTTTAGATACCGTTTATAAGAATCTGAAAATGCCGCTGTGTGTGATATCACATGCAGGACACGAATTACCAACGGGCAGTGTTACTGCAGTTGACGGACAGCAGTCTTATGATCTTGATTTTCAGACTCAACATAAAATAGaatttataaacaaatatgtacCAAGCAACATCAGGTTGTATCTTGTTGGCCATTCTATCGGGTGTAAAATTATACTGAATATGTTGAAAAATGAAGACATAGACAAGCGGGTGGTTAAGTGCTATCTTTTATTCCCTACAGTTGAGCGAATGGCGGAGTCACCCAATGGAAAATTCTTAACAAAATTTGTACTCCCTATAGTACCCATAATATTGTTCTTATCATGGATATTCACTTTGTTTCCCAGTAAGATACAGTACTGTCTACTGTACTTGTATTTTTTAATTCGTGGTTCAGGAAGTGATGCTTCTGATGTTACCAGACAATTAATTAATCCACAGATATTGAGAAATGTTTTTTCCCTAGCTGATGATGAAATGAATACAGTGCAAGAACTTGATCACCATGTAGTAGACTTGCACAAAGATAAGCTGTTTTTCTACTATGGTGCAACAGATAACTGGACACCTGTTAGTTATTTTGAACAGTTGTTAAAACTTCACCCAAATGTAAAAGCACAGTTATGTAGTAATAATTTTGAACACGCTTTTGTGTTATCATCAGCAAATGAGGTGGGAATGTATGTATCTGAATTGATAAAATCTGACAAACTAAAATGTAGTGGCATATAG